One part of the Aspergillus luchuensis IFO 4308 DNA, chromosome 5, nearly complete sequence genome encodes these proteins:
- a CDS encoding glutaminyl-peptide cyclotransferase family protein (COG:O;~EggNog:ENOG410PJ5M;~InterPro:IPR007484,IPR037457,IPR040234;~MEROPS:MER0015095;~PFAM:PF04389;~SECRETED:SignalP(1-27);~go_function: GO:0016603 - glutaminyl-peptide cyclotransferase activity [Evidence IEA]), with protein sequence MYSAYRGLLAPLLIYITVLFLIAPGNAYQAISDQTLESLPRPNDDFDIHTGAILSPILRPRVSGTSGSTAVLNHFVDFFRNSLPDWKIDFQNSTSKTPVSNGKDVPFVNFIASRDPPWAAPGDVGRLTLVAHYDSKYEPEGFIGAIDSAAPCAMIMHAMRTIDAALTKKWEAMQAQGETNPLDEQTGIQVLFLDGEEAFKYWTDTDSLYGARSLAEQWDSDVHPAMSIYKTPLASISLFVLLDLLGSKDPTIQSFFPTTHWAYKKLAALERRLRRLNQFKSAGNDPDRQRLWFTHASKSEHEIPYYSGIQDDHIPFMKRGVEILHVIDAGPHGFPPVWHRIEDDGEHLDLATVEDWSLLVTAFAAEWMELEGFMPGSEQESREDAHGKNKRTGYDVKTELS encoded by the exons ATGTATTCAGCTTATCGTGGCCTTCTGGCCCCCTTGCTCATCTACATCACCGTCCTCTTCCTAATCGCTCCAGGCAACGCATACCAGGCCATCTCGGATCAGACACTAGAATCTCTTCCCCGCCCGAACGATGATTTCGATATCCATACCGGCGCCATCTTGTCACCGATCCTGAGGCCTCGTGTGTCTGGAACCTCCGGATCGACAGCCGTGCTGAACCACTTCGTCGACTTCTTCCGGAACTCGCTCCCTGACTGGAAAATCGACTTTCAAAACTCGACATCAAAGACACCCGTGTCGAATGGAAAAGATGTGCCGTTTGTGAACTTCATCGCATCCCGTGACCCCCCGTGGGCGGCCCCCGGCGACGTTGGGCGACTTACTTTGGTCGCCCATTACGACAGCAAATACGAACCGGAAGGATTCATTGGGGCTATTGACAGTGCAGCGCCTTGTGCGATGATTATGCATGCTATGAGGACCATCGATGCAGCTCTGACAAAGAAGTGGGAGGCCATGCAGGCACAAGGCGAGACAAACCCGTTGGACGAGCAGACGGGCATTCAGGTGCTTTTCTTGGACGGTGAGGAGGCCTTCAAGTATTGGACCGACACCGATTCCCTCTACGGTGCTCGCTCGCTCGCCGAACAATGGGATTCAGATGTCCACCCAGCCATGTCCATTTACAAGACTCCTCTCGCCTCGATATCCCTCTTTGTTCTCCTGGATCTGCTGGGTTCGAAAGATCCAACCATCCAGTCATTCTTCCCTACCACACACTGGGCCTACAAAAAATTAGCTGCCCTTGAGCGCCGTCTGCGACGGCTCAACCAGTTCAAGTCCGCCGGCAATGATCCCGATCGGCAGCGGCTGTGGTTCACGCATGCCTCCAAAAGCGAGCACGAGATTCCTTACTATTCCGGTATCCAGGATGACCATATTCCCTTCATGAAACGCGGAGTAGAGATCCTCCATGTAATCGATGCGGGTCCCCATGGGTTCCCGCCAGTCTGGCATCGcattgaggatgatggcgaacATTTGGACCTGGCGACAGTAGAGGACTGGAGCTTGTTGGTTACCGCATTTGCGGCAGAGTGgatggagctggagggcTTCATGCCGGGATCTGAGCAGGAATCTCGAGAAGATGCCCATGGAAAGAACAAGCGCACTGGCTACGATGTCAAGACTGAACT CTCATGA